In Clostridia bacterium, a single window of DNA contains:
- the rpoD gene encoding RNA polymerase sigma factor RpoD: MNNKELYKKSIKKLIELGKSKGSLTYDEIMDALEDIELEPEQIEKIYETLESMDIKMESEQEYEDRKEEDDNIELNVPEGVNIDDPVRMYLKEIGKVPLLTPEEEVELAKRMENGEEYAKRKLAEANLRLVVSIAKRYVGRGMLFLDLIQEGNLGLIKAVEKFDYRKGYKFSTYATWWIRQAITRAIADQARTIRIPVHMVETINKLIRVQRQLLQEYGREPTPEEIAVEMDLPVEKVREIKKIAQEPVSLETPIGEEEDSHLGDFIPDDDAPAPAEAAAFTLLKEQLIDVLDTLSEREEKVLRLRFGLDDGRARTLEEVGKEFNVTRERIRQIEAKALRKLRHPSRSKKLKDYLD; this comes from the coding sequence TTGAATAATAAAGAACTATATAAAAAGAGCATAAAAAAATTGATAGAGCTTGGTAAAAGCAAAGGTAGTCTAACTTATGATGAAATAATGGATGCACTCGAGGATATTGAGTTAGAACCTGAACAGATAGAAAAGATATATGAGACATTAGAATCTATGGATATAAAGATGGAAAGTGAACAGGAATATGAAGATAGGAAAGAGGAAGATGACAATATTGAATTAAATGTACCTGAAGGTGTAAATATAGATGATCCTGTTCGTATGTATTTAAAAGAGATTGGGAAAGTACCCTTATTAACACCCGAAGAAGAGGTAGAGCTAGCTAAAAGAATGGAGAATGGGGAAGAATATGCAAAAAGGAAACTAGCAGAAGCAAATTTAAGATTAGTGGTGAGCATTGCTAAACGCTATGTAGGAAGAGGTATGCTATTTCTGGATTTAATACAGGAAGGCAATCTTGGTTTGATAAAAGCGGTTGAAAAATTTGATTATAGGAAAGGATATAAATTTAGCACATATGCAACTTGGTGGATAAGACAAGCTATAACCCGTGCTATAGCAGATCAAGCTAGGACTATCAGAATTCCTGTTCATATGGTAGAGACTATCAATAAATTAATAAGAGTACAAAGACAATTATTGCAGGAATATGGAAGAGAGCCTACACCTGAAGAGATAGCCGTTGAAATGGATTTGCCGGTGGAAAAAGTGCGTGAAATAAAGAAAATAGCACAAGAGCCTGTATCATTAGAGACGCCTATTGGTGAAGAGGAAGACAGTCATCTGGGTGATTTTATTCCTGATGATGATGCTCCAGCCCCGGCTGAAGCTGCAGCCTTCACGTTGCTCAAGGAACAATTGATAGATGTATTAGATACTCTATCTGAACGTGAGGAGAAAGTTTTAAGATTGAGATTCGGGCTGGATGATGGCAGAGCAAGGACATTAGAGGAAGTAGGAAAAGAATTTAACGTCACTAGAGAAAGAATAAGGCAGATTGAAGCGAAAGCGCTGAGAAAGTTGAGGCATCCGAGTAGAAGTAAAAAACTTAAGGATTATCTTGATTAA
- a CDS encoding DUF512 domain-containing protein, with amino-acid sequence MNKRNYQVINEVVKGSVAEHTGIEKGDVLKSINGRPVIDVIDYQYQMYDEYISLEVIKKATKKCKTLNINKEIDQDLGLKFCNELMDDTIQCRNKCIFCFVDQLPKGLRNTLYVKDDDWRLSFLLGNYITLTNMDSRQLDRILNMRISPLYISVHSTDQDLRSRILRNKNARNINSMLKKISDAGIQFNTQIVLCAGINDRKSLDKTIFDLAGFYPQLRSIAVVPVGLTKYRENLTELRAFTKSESEQTIEQVEEWQSRFRGEFGTSLVFLSDEFYIMAHKKVPGYEHYEDFIQLENGVGMLARFKRQFELAVKKYNSTFNNVDSDRKINIVTSEAAVDFIKHLIKDIESYLNINVISIKNEFFGDTVNVAGLITGRDLLNQLQKNNIHGNILIPETMLNDDGRFLDDLDIDYISESLNSNVTAIPVDGMKFLESIIGTGITDKE; translated from the coding sequence ATGAACAAAAGAAATTATCAAGTGATAAATGAAGTAGTAAAAGGGAGCGTTGCTGAACACACAGGGATAGAAAAAGGGGATGTGTTGAAGAGCATTAATGGGCGTCCCGTAATAGATGTTATCGATTATCAATACCAAATGTATGATGAGTATATTTCTTTAGAAGTAATAAAAAAAGCGACAAAAAAGTGTAAAACTTTGAATATAAATAAGGAAATAGACCAAGATCTTGGTCTGAAATTTTGCAATGAACTCATGGATGACACAATACAATGCAGGAATAAGTGCATTTTTTGTTTTGTGGATCAACTACCAAAGGGTTTAAGAAATACTCTTTATGTCAAAGATGACGATTGGAGACTTTCGTTTTTATTAGGAAATTACATTACTTTAACTAATATGGATTCTCGACAATTGGATAGAATATTAAATATGAGGATTAGTCCTTTATATATTTCAGTCCATTCTACAGACCAGGATTTAAGGAGTCGTATATTGAGAAATAAGAATGCGAGAAATATAAACTCTATGTTGAAAAAGATCAGTGATGCAGGAATTCAGTTCAATACACAGATTGTCCTTTGTGCGGGAATAAATGATAGAAAAAGCCTTGATAAAACAATTTTTGATTTAGCGGGGTTCTACCCTCAGTTGCGTTCCATTGCAGTGGTTCCTGTAGGGCTCACTAAGTATAGAGAAAATTTGACTGAACTGAGAGCATTCACTAAATCAGAATCGGAACAGACTATAGAACAAGTGGAAGAATGGCAATCCCGTTTCAGGGGGGAATTTGGTACTTCTTTAGTTTTTTTATCAGACGAATTTTATATAATGGCTCATAAAAAAGTGCCTGGGTATGAACACTATGAAGATTTTATACAGCTAGAGAATGGCGTTGGAATGCTGGCAAGGTTCAAGAGACAATTTGAATTAGCTGTTAAAAAATATAATAGTACTTTTAATAATGTAGACTCTGATAGAAAGATAAATATAGTAACTTCAGAAGCAGCAGTGGATTTTATTAAACATTTGATAAAAGATATAGAGAGTTATTTGAATATCAATGTAATCTCAATAAAAAATGAGTTTTTTGGAGATACAGTAAATGTAGCAGGTTTAATAACAGGCAGGGATTTGTTAAACCAGCTGCAAAAAAACAATATCCATGGTAATATTTTAATACCTGAAACAATGTTGAATGATGATGGTAGGTTTTTAGATGATCTGGATATAGATTATATCTCTGAAAGTTTGAATTCCAATGTAACGGCGATCCCGGTAGATGGAATGAAATTTTTAGAAAGTATTATTGGCACCGGCATCACAGACAAGGAGTGA
- the der gene encoding ribosome biogenesis GTPase Der, with protein sequence MSLAHVAIVGRPNVGKSTLFNRLAGENISIVDDQPGITRDRVYTEIEWLNNYFMLIDTGGLDFIKQDEIVSNIKRQAEIAIHEADVILFIVDGKSGVTSLDQEIALMLRKTKKPVILVCNKVDNIEMVSSIYEFYNLGLGEPIAISAAHGLGIGDLLDEIIKDIPRELDSSIDQDCIKIAVVGKPNAGKSSLINHILGEERLIVTDMPGTTRDAIDTRFETDDRKYIFIDTAGIRRKSRVLEDLERYSVVRSFRSIRRADVVLLVIDAVEGPTEQDAKIIGYAHEQGKAIIIIINKWDLIEKDDKTVYNYKERVYNTLSFVYYAPVLFISAKTGKRTGRILENVDFVFKQNSLRVSTGVLNEIISEAVALAEPPSDKGKKLKIFYSTQVSIRPPTFALFVNSKDLMHFSYMRYIENQIRNSFGFEGTPIRILIREKKKDR encoded by the coding sequence ATGTCATTAGCTCACGTAGCCATAGTAGGAAGACCGAATGTAGGGAAATCCACTCTGTTTAATAGACTTGCTGGAGAAAATATTTCAATTGTTGATGATCAACCTGGAATAACTAGGGACAGGGTATATACAGAAATAGAATGGCTAAATAATTATTTTATGTTAATAGATACGGGGGGATTGGATTTTATCAAACAAGATGAAATAGTATCTAATATCAAGAGACAAGCAGAAATTGCTATACATGAAGCAGATGTTATACTATTCATAGTGGATGGGAAATCCGGTGTCACCTCTTTGGATCAAGAAATTGCATTAATGCTGCGAAAGACAAAAAAACCTGTAATATTAGTTTGTAATAAAGTCGATAATATTGAGATGGTTAGTTCTATTTATGAATTTTACAACCTAGGATTAGGGGAACCTATAGCTATATCTGCTGCCCATGGGTTAGGTATAGGAGATCTGTTAGATGAGATTATAAAGGACATACCAAGAGAATTAGATAGTAGCATAGATCAGGATTGCATAAAAATTGCTGTTGTTGGCAAACCCAATGCAGGAAAATCATCTTTGATAAACCATATATTAGGTGAAGAAAGACTGATTGTAACTGATATGCCGGGAACTACAAGGGATGCTATTGATACAAGATTTGAAACAGATGATAGAAAATATATATTTATAGATACAGCTGGGATCAGAAGAAAAAGCAGAGTTTTAGAAGATTTAGAAAGGTATAGTGTGGTAAGATCTTTTAGATCTATAAGAAGAGCAGATGTAGTTTTATTGGTTATAGATGCTGTTGAGGGCCCAACAGAGCAAGATGCCAAAATAATTGGTTATGCACACGAACAAGGCAAAGCTATAATAATAATAATAAACAAATGGGATTTGATAGAAAAAGATGACAAAACAGTTTATAATTATAAAGAGAGAGTATATAATACGTTATCTTTTGTTTATTATGCCCCTGTGCTATTTATATCAGCCAAAACAGGAAAAAGGACAGGTAGGATTTTAGAAAATGTCGATTTTGTTTTTAAACAGAACAGCCTAAGAGTTTCTACTGGGGTGTTAAATGAAATAATTAGCGAAGCAGTTGCTTTAGCAGAACCTCCTTCTGATAAAGGTAAAAAGTTAAAAATTTTCTATTCGACGCAAGTATCAATTAGACCTCCTACTTTTGCGTTATTTGTAAACAGTAAAGATCTTATGCATTTTTCATATATGCGGTATATCGAAAATCAGATAAGAAATAGCTTCGGGTTTGAAGGTACTCCCATTAGAATTCTGATCAGAGAAAAGAAAAAAGATAGATGA
- the plsY gene encoding glycerol-3-phosphate 1-O-acyltransferase PlsY has translation MNFIFLSIVGYLVGSISNAYIVGKMFKKVDIRQYGSGNAGATNVTRVMGFLPGFITLCADIVKGMIAAYIGGMFAGPLGAIICSTFSIIGHNWPVFFGFRGGKGVATSLGCLIIIDPFITLIVVCIGLLIMLITKYVSLGSIVSAASYPVIALLLKKDNLSIIFAFIVGLMIIIKHRSNINRLISGTEPKIGEKKIY, from the coding sequence ATGAATTTTATTTTTTTATCGATTGTTGGCTATCTGGTGGGGAGCATATCCAACGCATATATAGTAGGCAAGATGTTTAAAAAAGTAGATATACGACAATATGGAAGTGGAAACGCAGGAGCAACCAACGTTACTAGGGTGATGGGTTTTTTACCTGGTTTTATAACTCTTTGTGCTGATATTGTTAAAGGTATGATTGCTGCGTATATAGGAGGTATGTTTGCAGGACCTCTAGGCGCTATAATATGCAGTACTTTTTCTATTATCGGTCATAATTGGCCTGTTTTTTTCGGATTTAGAGGTGGAAAAGGTGTAGCAACTTCTTTAGGCTGTCTTATTATAATAGATCCATTTATAACATTGATAGTGGTATGTATAGGGCTTTTAATAATGCTGATCACTAAATATGTTTCATTAGGTTCTATTGTTTCAGCTGCGTCTTACCCGGTTATTGCTTTGCTGCTTAAAAAGGATAATCTGTCAATAATATTTGCTTTTATCGTAGGACTTATGATTATTATAAAACATAGATCAAATATAAATAGGTTGATATCAGGTACTGAACCAAAAATTGGCGAAAAAAAAATATATTGA